The following coding sequences are from one Bradyrhizobium sp. 200 window:
- a CDS encoding type I polyketide synthase → MQDGGTTGSEASSIAIVGMSGRFPGAPNVATFWKNIREGRETIRVFTEQELLAAGERPELLRDPAYVKACGYLDDIDKFDAAFFGISPRDAAVFDPQHRLFLECASEAFEDAGYVGGKIGGPVAVFAASGASDYFTYNLATNEEVLRSIGVWLLRHTGNDPNFLATRVSYELDLVGPSMNVQTACSSSIVAVHLACQSLLNGECDVALAGASTIYPEQLGYVYRPGEILSPDGHCRAFDAQAGGTVMASAVGCVVLKRLSDAVRDGDCIRAVIRGSALNNDGSDKVGYLAPSVSGQARVIAEALDLARVAPEDVSYVEAHGTGTLIGDPIEIAALVQAFGPEVQKQSCAIGSVKSNIGHAGEAAGMCSLIKTICALEHRELPPSLHYQSPNPQADLSNSPFFVNTSLRPWSVAPGKTRIAGVTSLGAGGTNAHLILEEGPIRPPQTRGDAGSQLLLLSSRSSAALEVAAGNLASYLRAHPGQPLDEVAFTLTAGREAFEFRRSLVASDAAAAAAALEAGDPQRVFTGKAVREPTSTVFLFPGGGAQYAGMGAELYEKEPVYRDAVDACLSVVQPQFKLDLRRLMFPPPDEMAKADKQLEAPSLALPALFAVEYALAMLLQSWGLVPAALIGHSAGEYAAACISGVFTMPDAISLVALRGMLFEKLPRGAMLSLALPEEQVRPLLGSELSLAAVNGPSLCVASGPVDAIARLESKLAAEEIEHTRVHIDVAAHSSMLEPILSEFERFCRPIAFQKPKIPFVSNLTGTWITDSEATDPAYWVRHLRNTVRFDQGARTLLGTGSRALLEVGPGRTLASLCRQQPKKAAVVATALRHPSEAASDVTFLKEAVGRLWVAGIEIDPSRFFARDSQRRVSLPTYPFERQRYWVDKGVRAAPSQSLTRRPDLGQWFSAPSFLRAAPSEPLSAEELRKPWLVFTDKSPLARAIVERLRAFGARVSTVVSSGHFAERGELSFAIDPARAADYSKLMEVLRIQDALPAHIVHLWALAPRPRRFFGSSSDADLAAWERGAVRNFYSLMFLSQALAFEVDQVRLTAIGTAIEALPGEREVHPEKAVLMGVCRVLPREMPGASCSVLDVVVPRAGSDAEALLADRLIGELYGRKRNPLVILREGGRWVQRFDPLVLDPAPGVRSWLRPSGVYLVTGGLGGIGQELMEHLARHAKARLVCVGRSPMPQESAWDRWLQEHGEQDDTSRRIGKVRALQALGAEVMLATADVTDREAMTHVVGEASRRFGRINGVFHCAGVLKDQLIALRAPDTASAVLSVKAKGALVLQSLFADGDLDFLIHFSSVSSILGLPGQVDYTAANAVLDALAKAHTARGSRTRTVSINWNAWKEVGMLATLVRERSGPTANNLSRTGSLLGDCVLDDAEQTLFHSVLHPRTHWPIGEHVVRGGQAVIPGTGFLELARAALAYRFENRPIEIRDLVFLQPFAVGPDETRAINIRLNRESDHSLVIYGDSEEQPYATARAAYVDSSPGPRQSVSTIRGRCRERGEVVNGRLVQNFMEFGPRWSNIQAIHLGQGEALIDLALPAGFGSDVATYALHPALLDMATGAAQKLIPGFAGDDDFYVPFSYGRVLVTRPVPATLSSHVRLRAAEGKSAVFDVTLLDEEGNELVSIERFIMRRVEAFATIPASSKPARPDGPETAEEGFLREGMTTAEGLEALDRILACNVSPQVVASTLDLDLWLDRLDHGGRGTPAEDANWSIGTPGLVRPGGDAGVKAPRDAIERDLAAIWKEMLGVQQVSIDDDFFELGGQSLIAMRLFNRIRKEHGVELPLSVLFQAPTIAATAALLREAKGLPAIDPSADGVDASVQASAEDLLPAACTSATAEHVAKDFPIAADAQPSSVPAASRSLVEITRGGNRPPLFCVHGAGGNVLNFRDLSWGLHHDQPFFALQARGVDGATELHRSIEEMARAYVEEIRALRPHGPYFLAGYSGGGVVAFEMAQQLKALGEEVPLLVFFDTYHPQMPIRAVSLGRKLMRLRKDGLKYVKETALDRLDRARAVRERLQIKLCVLGGRTVPHALRDRHLTESFGRAARRYRPQPWQGKAILFRAESVPFVFSGGGPYYGWDSVVLGGVKTVMIPGNHDTLLLGANAKVLMGPLNAALDQANQQMTSKPALPIEERSDSQRASA, encoded by the coding sequence GTGCAAGACGGAGGCACGACAGGCAGCGAAGCATCTTCCATCGCAATTGTCGGTATGTCGGGACGTTTCCCCGGCGCACCCAACGTGGCGACGTTCTGGAAGAATATTCGTGAGGGTCGTGAAACCATTCGTGTCTTCACCGAGCAGGAGTTGCTCGCCGCTGGCGAACGCCCCGAGCTTCTGCGCGACCCGGCCTATGTCAAGGCATGCGGCTACCTCGACGATATCGACAAATTCGATGCGGCGTTTTTTGGCATCTCTCCTCGCGACGCCGCGGTCTTCGACCCGCAGCACCGCTTGTTTCTCGAATGCGCATCGGAGGCGTTCGAGGATGCGGGTTACGTAGGCGGGAAGATCGGGGGCCCGGTCGCCGTCTTTGCTGCATCAGGCGCGAGCGACTACTTCACTTACAACCTCGCGACCAACGAAGAGGTTCTGCGCTCGATCGGGGTGTGGCTGCTCCGTCACACCGGCAACGATCCCAACTTTCTCGCAACGCGCGTATCCTACGAACTGGACCTCGTTGGCCCGAGCATGAATGTACAGACGGCTTGTTCGTCGTCGATTGTTGCGGTTCATCTCGCTTGCCAGAGCCTCCTCAACGGAGAGTGCGATGTGGCGCTTGCCGGCGCCTCCACCATCTATCCGGAACAGCTAGGCTACGTGTACAGGCCGGGGGAGATCCTGTCTCCTGACGGTCACTGTCGTGCGTTCGACGCCCAGGCCGGAGGCACCGTGATGGCCTCCGCGGTCGGTTGTGTCGTTCTCAAGCGTCTCTCGGACGCCGTGCGGGACGGCGACTGTATCCGTGCCGTGATCCGCGGCTCGGCGCTCAACAACGATGGCTCCGACAAGGTGGGGTACCTCGCCCCGAGCGTCAGCGGGCAGGCTCGGGTGATTGCCGAGGCTCTGGATCTCGCCCGTGTCGCTCCCGAAGACGTGTCATATGTCGAGGCGCACGGCACCGGCACTCTTATCGGTGATCCGATCGAGATCGCTGCCCTGGTTCAGGCTTTCGGGCCTGAAGTCCAAAAGCAATCATGCGCCATCGGCTCGGTCAAATCGAACATCGGCCACGCCGGTGAGGCCGCGGGCATGTGCAGTCTGATCAAGACCATCTGTGCCCTCGAGCACCGCGAGTTGCCGCCCTCTCTGCACTATCAATCGCCAAATCCGCAGGCTGACCTTTCCAACTCGCCATTCTTCGTCAATACCAGCCTGCGCCCCTGGTCGGTAGCGCCTGGCAAGACGCGGATCGCGGGCGTCACGAGCCTCGGCGCGGGTGGGACCAACGCCCATCTCATCTTGGAAGAGGGCCCAATTCGACCTCCACAGACCCGCGGTGACGCAGGATCGCAACTGCTTTTGCTCTCGTCACGCAGCAGCGCTGCGCTTGAGGTGGCGGCCGGCAATCTGGCCAGCTATCTGCGGGCGCATCCAGGGCAGCCGCTGGACGAGGTCGCATTCACGCTGACGGCCGGGCGCGAGGCCTTTGAGTTTCGTCGTTCTCTGGTGGCGTCCGATGCGGCCGCTGCGGCGGCTGCGCTGGAAGCCGGAGATCCGCAGCGCGTGTTTACAGGCAAGGCCGTGCGAGAGCCCACCTCCACGGTGTTTCTCTTCCCCGGCGGCGGAGCGCAATACGCCGGCATGGGTGCGGAACTCTACGAAAAGGAGCCGGTCTACCGCGACGCAGTGGACGCTTGCCTCTCCGTGGTTCAGCCCCAGTTCAAGCTCGATCTGCGTCGCTTGATGTTTCCACCGCCCGACGAGATGGCCAAGGCGGACAAGCAGTTGGAAGCACCCTCTTTGGCGCTTCCTGCACTCTTCGCGGTCGAGTATGCCCTTGCGATGCTGCTGCAATCGTGGGGCCTTGTCCCGGCCGCGCTGATCGGGCATAGCGCCGGCGAGTATGCCGCGGCCTGTATCTCCGGCGTATTCACGATGCCGGATGCAATTTCGCTTGTCGCGCTGCGCGGCATGTTGTTCGAGAAGCTGCCACGCGGTGCCATGCTATCGCTCGCGTTGCCCGAGGAGCAAGTGCGCCCGCTTCTCGGAAGCGAGCTTTCGCTTGCGGCAGTGAACGGACCTTCGCTTTGCGTCGCATCGGGACCGGTGGACGCGATCGCACGGCTCGAGTCGAAGCTCGCTGCGGAAGAGATCGAGCATACGCGCGTGCACATCGACGTCGCCGCCCATTCGTCGATGCTTGAGCCGATCCTGTCGGAGTTCGAGCGCTTCTGCAGACCTATCGCCTTCCAGAAGCCGAAGATTCCGTTTGTGTCCAACCTGACCGGCACCTGGATCACAGACAGCGAAGCGACGGACCCGGCATACTGGGTCCGTCATCTCCGAAACACCGTGCGGTTCGACCAGGGCGCTCGGACCTTGCTGGGGACTGGAAGTCGCGCGCTGCTGGAAGTCGGACCTGGCCGCACGCTCGCCAGCCTCTGCAGGCAGCAGCCTAAGAAAGCCGCGGTGGTAGCCACCGCGCTCCGCCATCCCAGCGAAGCGGCGTCTGACGTCACTTTTCTGAAGGAGGCGGTAGGGCGGCTCTGGGTTGCAGGCATCGAGATCGATCCCAGCCGTTTTTTCGCGCGCGATTCACAACGGCGCGTCTCGTTGCCCACCTATCCCTTTGAGAGGCAGCGATACTGGGTCGACAAGGGCGTCCGGGCCGCGCCCTCGCAGTCGCTGACACGGCGACCCGATCTGGGCCAGTGGTTCTCGGCACCTTCGTTCCTGCGTGCGGCGCCCTCCGAGCCGCTTTCCGCGGAGGAGCTTCGCAAGCCGTGGCTGGTTTTCACCGACAAGTCACCGCTGGCCAGGGCAATCGTCGAACGCTTGCGCGCGTTCGGCGCACGGGTGTCCACGGTAGTATCTTCGGGCCATTTTGCGGAGCGCGGCGAACTGAGCTTCGCGATCGATCCGGCCCGCGCAGCCGACTATTCCAAGCTGATGGAGGTGCTGCGAATTCAGGATGCGCTGCCGGCGCATATCGTGCACCTGTGGGCGCTGGCTCCGAGGCCCCGGCGGTTCTTTGGCTCCTCCAGCGACGCCGACCTTGCCGCCTGGGAGCGAGGAGCGGTCCGGAATTTCTACAGCTTGATGTTCCTGTCTCAGGCGTTGGCGTTCGAGGTGGACCAGGTCCGCCTGACCGCCATCGGCACCGCGATCGAGGCACTTCCCGGCGAGCGCGAGGTGCATCCCGAAAAGGCCGTCTTGATGGGGGTCTGCCGCGTGCTGCCGCGCGAGATGCCGGGCGCATCATGCTCGGTACTGGATGTGGTCGTGCCGCGCGCAGGATCCGACGCGGAAGCGCTCCTGGCCGATCGCCTGATCGGCGAATTGTACGGTCGCAAGCGCAACCCACTGGTCATCCTGCGCGAGGGCGGGCGCTGGGTGCAGCGTTTTGACCCGCTCGTGCTGGACCCCGCGCCGGGCGTTCGCAGCTGGTTGCGCCCCAGCGGGGTGTATCTAGTTACCGGTGGCCTGGGCGGCATAGGTCAGGAGTTGATGGAGCATCTGGCGCGGCACGCGAAGGCTCGCCTGGTGTGCGTCGGCAGGTCTCCGATGCCACAGGAATCGGCTTGGGATCGCTGGCTGCAGGAACATGGCGAGCAGGACGATACATCGCGCAGAATCGGGAAGGTGCGGGCGTTGCAGGCGCTCGGAGCCGAAGTGATGCTGGCTACGGCCGACGTCACCGACCGCGAGGCCATGACCCATGTGGTGGGCGAGGCAAGTCGACGCTTTGGCCGGATCAACGGTGTCTTCCATTGCGCCGGCGTGCTCAAGGATCAGTTGATCGCACTTCGCGCTCCCGATACGGCCTCTGCGGTGCTTTCGGTCAAGGCCAAAGGTGCCCTGGTTCTGCAGTCGCTGTTCGCCGATGGGGATCTGGATTTCCTGATCCACTTCTCTTCGGTCAGCTCGATCCTCGGGCTGCCAGGTCAGGTCGACTATACCGCTGCCAACGCTGTTCTGGATGCGTTGGCGAAGGCGCACACGGCTCGGGGCAGTCGGACGCGCACCGTCAGCATCAATTGGAACGCCTGGAAGGAAGTGGGCATGCTCGCGACGCTGGTTCGCGAGCGCAGCGGGCCGACGGCAAATAATTTAAGCCGTACGGGCTCTCTCCTCGGCGACTGCGTGCTGGACGACGCCGAGCAGACGCTGTTTCACTCCGTGCTGCACCCCCGAACACATTGGCCGATAGGCGAGCATGTCGTCAGGGGCGGGCAGGCGGTAATTCCGGGCACGGGTTTCCTGGAGCTTGCGCGGGCGGCGCTTGCCTATCGGTTCGAGAACCGGCCCATCGAGATTCGCGATCTCGTATTCCTTCAGCCATTTGCTGTCGGGCCTGACGAGACGCGTGCGATCAACATCAGGCTGAATCGCGAAAGCGATCATAGCCTCGTGATCTACGGCGATTCCGAGGAGCAGCCCTACGCGACGGCGCGCGCCGCGTATGTCGATTCGTCGCCGGGCCCAAGGCAATCGGTGTCGACCATCCGCGGCCGCTGCCGCGAGCGTGGCGAGGTGGTGAACGGCCGGTTGGTACAGAACTTCATGGAATTCGGTCCCCGCTGGTCCAACATCCAGGCGATCCACCTCGGCCAGGGCGAGGCGTTGATCGACCTCGCGTTGCCGGCCGGCTTCGGCTCCGACGTCGCGACCTATGCGCTGCATCCGGCGCTGCTCGACATGGCAACCGGCGCCGCCCAGAAGCTGATTCCTGGATTTGCAGGCGATGACGATTTCTATGTGCCATTCTCCTATGGCCGCGTGCTGGTGACGCGGCCGGTGCCCGCAACCCTCTCCAGTCACGTGCGCTTGCGGGCAGCGGAAGGTAAAAGCGCGGTCTTTGACGTGACGTTGCTCGATGAAGAAGGCAACGAGCTGGTCTCGATCGAGCGGTTCATCATGCGCCGGGTCGAGGCGTTCGCGACCATACCGGCCTCGTCCAAGCCGGCGCGGCCAGATGGCCCCGAGACGGCCGAGGAAGGTTTCCTGCGCGAGGGCATGACCACTGCGGAGGGTCTTGAAGCGCTCGATCGTATCCTCGCCTGCAACGTCTCGCCGCAAGTCGTAGCTTCTACCCTCGACCTCGACCTCTGGCTGGATCGGCTGGACCATGGCGGTCGCGGCACTCCGGCGGAGGACGCAAACTGGTCCATTGGAACGCCCGGTCTCGTGCGTCCCGGCGGCGATGCCGGCGTCAAAGCGCCCCGCGATGCGATTGAGCGGGACCTGGCGGCAATCTGGAAGGAGATGCTGGGCGTTCAGCAGGTCTCGATCGACGATGACTTCTTCGAACTGGGCGGGCAGTCGCTGATCGCAATGCGGCTCTTCAACCGCATTCGCAAGGAGCATGGGGTCGAGCTGCCGCTATCGGTGCTGTTCCAGGCGCCAACTATCGCTGCCACGGCGGCGCTGTTGCGGGAGGCCAAGGGCTTGCCGGCGATCGATCCGTCAGCGGACGGCGTCGATGCGTCCGTTCAGGCGAGCGCCGAAGACTTGCTCCCGGCGGCGTGCACGTCGGCAACCGCCGAACATGTGGCCAAAGATTTTCCAATCGCAGCGGACGCACAGCCATCAAGCGTTCCGGCGGCCTCCCGATCGTTGGTCGAGATTACACGGGGCGGCAATCGACCGCCGCTGTTCTGCGTCCATGGTGCCGGTGGCAATGTGCTCAACTTCCGCGACCTCTCGTGGGGGCTGCACCATGACCAGCCTTTCTTCGCGCTGCAGGCCCGCGGTGTGGATGGCGCGACTGAGCTGCATCGCTCGATCGAGGAGATGGCTCGGGCTTACGTCGAGGAAATCCGCGCGTTGCGGCCTCACGGTCCCTATTTTCTGGCCGGCTATTCAGGCGGAGGCGTCGTCGCCTTCGAGATGGCGCAACAGCTCAAAGCGCTGGGCGAAGAGGTTCCGCTCCTCGTGTTTTTCGACACGTACCACCCTCAGATGCCGATCCGCGCCGTATCCCTGGGCCGCAAACTGATGCGGTTGCGCAAGGACGGCCTCAAATACGTGAAGGAGACCGCGCTCGACAGACTGGACCGCGCGCGTGCGGTGCGCGAACGGTTGCAAATCAAGCTGTGCGTCCTCGGGGGCAGGACGGTGCCGCACGCGCTGCGGGACCGCCATCTCACCGAAAGTTTCGGCCGGGCCGCCCGGCGCTACCGACCACAGCCGTGGCAAGGGAAAGCGATTCTGTTCCGGGCGGAGAGTGTTCCGTTCGTCTTCAGCGGCGGGGGGCCATACTACGGGTGGGACAGCGTCGTGCTGGGCGGGGTGAAGACGGTGATGATCCCCGGCAATCATGACACGCTGTTGCTTGGAGCCAACGCAAAGGTGTTGATGGGTCCGCTCAACGCCGCTCTCGATCAGGCGAACCAGCAGATGACGTCCAAGCCCGCGCTTCCTATCGAAGAGCGTTCCGATTCACAGCGAGCCAGTGCCTAA
- a CDS encoding 4'-phosphopantetheinyl transferase superfamily protein — protein sequence MGFFATLLDPRIAVAEAPLSGEPPDLPADEALSIAHAVPRRRLEFATGRDCARQAMAALGYAKASIPRGQDRVPIWPDDLVGNITHADDWAAAAVARRDQGFVAIGIDLERAAALPPDLWASVCAPEEQAKLTVIRGMTPGLAARLAFCMKEAAFKCQYALSRAMLEFADLAIDVDAEAGTFAAAYRKAVPPFDVHDRLFGRFAIAADHIASAVVVTSEHVR from the coding sequence GTGGGATTCTTCGCCACGCTGCTGGATCCAAGAATTGCGGTCGCCGAGGCACCATTGAGTGGTGAGCCTCCGGATCTGCCGGCCGACGAAGCGCTCAGCATCGCCCATGCCGTCCCGCGCCGTCGCCTGGAATTCGCAACAGGGCGGGATTGCGCGCGGCAGGCCATGGCGGCTCTGGGCTACGCAAAGGCCTCCATACCCAGGGGACAAGACCGTGTGCCGATCTGGCCGGACGATCTTGTCGGCAACATCACCCATGCGGACGATTGGGCGGCTGCCGCCGTGGCGCGGCGTGATCAAGGCTTCGTTGCAATCGGGATCGACCTCGAGCGGGCGGCCGCGCTGCCGCCCGACTTGTGGGCGTCTGTCTGCGCGCCGGAGGAACAGGCGAAGCTGACGGTCATTCGCGGTATGACACCGGGCCTCGCGGCGCGTCTCGCTTTCTGCATGAAGGAGGCGGCTTTCAAGTGCCAGTATGCGCTCAGTCGCGCGATGCTGGAGTTTGCCGATCTCGCCATCGACGTCGACGCCGAAGCTGGAACCTTTGCTGCGGCATATCGGAAGGCCGTGCCCCCGTTCGACGTTCATGATCGGCTCTTCGGACGATTCGCTATCGCCGCGGACCATATCGCAAGCGCGGTCGTTGTGACTTCGGAGCATGTGCGGTGA
- a CDS encoding aldo/keto reductase, translating to MRYRQFGKTGWRVSEIGFGGARIGGLLAQDGGRATSLRTLKAACDAGINFFDTADMYSQGESEILVGKAFRDKRDKVFIATKGGYYLPRQRRLIQLIKPFAKPIVRALGLRRSVVPASLSGTVSQDFSPGYLREAVEASLRRLQSDHIDLYQLHSPAREELSGNRLQDALGLLARLKTEGKIREYGIALDSVYDAVHCLDMEGIASLQMPFGLMDLQALDGVFDQVSERQFGIIARGCFGGGALKQSLTEAELRASEPQWERALQIKRLAEQMQRSALEAALQFALSVERISVTILGMRTPEHVATNLQHYAAKPLSNEEKRELLAR from the coding sequence ATGCGCTACAGGCAGTTTGGTAAAACCGGATGGCGCGTTTCCGAAATCGGATTCGGCGGAGCGCGCATCGGGGGGCTGCTCGCCCAGGACGGTGGCAGGGCGACCTCGCTGAGAACACTTAAGGCTGCCTGCGACGCGGGGATAAATTTCTTCGATACTGCGGACATGTATTCGCAAGGGGAAAGCGAGATCCTGGTCGGCAAGGCCTTTCGCGACAAGCGCGACAAGGTTTTCATAGCAACCAAGGGCGGCTATTACCTTCCGAGACAAAGGCGGCTCATTCAGCTCATCAAGCCGTTCGCGAAGCCCATCGTTCGGGCGCTCGGCCTGCGCCGCAGCGTGGTTCCGGCGTCGCTGTCGGGTACGGTTTCACAGGATTTTTCGCCCGGTTATTTGAGGGAAGCCGTGGAGGCGTCGTTGCGGCGGCTTCAGTCCGACCATATCGACCTGTACCAGCTCCACAGCCCGGCTCGAGAGGAACTTAGCGGAAACCGGCTCCAGGATGCGTTGGGGCTCCTCGCGCGTTTGAAGACGGAAGGCAAGATCCGCGAATATGGAATTGCCCTCGACTCCGTTTACGATGCTGTGCACTGCCTGGACATGGAAGGGATCGCCAGCCTGCAGATGCCCTTTGGTTTGATGGACCTGCAGGCGCTGGACGGTGTGTTCGACCAAGTGTCCGAGCGCCAATTCGGGATCATCGCGCGAGGCTGTTTCGGTGGCGGCGCGTTGAAACAATCCCTCACCGAGGCGGAATTGCGTGCAAGCGAGCCGCAGTGGGAACGCGCTTTGCAGATCAAGCGGCTCGCCGAGCAGATGCAGCGCTCAGCGCTCGAAGCGGCACTCCAGTTCGCGCTCTCCGTCGAGCGCATCTCCGTGACGATTCTGGGGATGCGCACACCTGAACATGTCGCGACCAATCTGCAGCATTACGCCGCAAAGCCACTGTCGAACGAAGAGAAGCGCGAGTTGCTGGCCCGCTGA
- a CDS encoding GMC family oxidoreductase, with protein sequence MSDDRRVVVIGSGPAGAMAAYELVRKGIPVTMLETGEDIQHGTLVRLAGRNLFRRLPAMTKAEGFVVTGDPETNLEYNYALGGLSNQWTGAVPRFCAEDFTAGEQIHEKYRWPVTYSDIAAYYEIAERTMEITADPGDVPSLPAGYCDYRQQVPEDWQSVRQAALQRGQGFTTMPLADGPPYLLLSRGTSFNSYSKLIAGLVGKPGFKLITRAHALKLEWDGQKKKVAAAVYCDRQTMAHHRVSASAFVVACGPLSSPKLLFNSVCNDHPNGMGNSAGLLGKYLHDHPREWWAVDMDTPLTSLSPPAYLTRLPHASSDPLLASSWTLGAFGTVGKIKSRLGRKTTYFGVQVFGTMVPEEKYYVRPSLNEKDEFGFPALEVHIRFDEKVLDNMVKAREHLMQLMHDAGHKGAIREIVPTLVPGTAKHYGGAARMHASPRFGVTDGFNRLHDIPNVLVVDASCFTTGAEKNPTLTVMALAARSAERLARDLKAM encoded by the coding sequence ATGAGTGACGATCGCCGCGTCGTTGTCATAGGCAGCGGCCCAGCAGGCGCGATGGCGGCGTACGAGCTTGTGCGCAAGGGCATTCCAGTGACGATGCTGGAGACCGGAGAGGACATCCAGCACGGCACGCTCGTCAGGCTGGCGGGCAGAAATCTCTTTCGACGTCTTCCGGCCATGACGAAGGCGGAGGGGTTCGTCGTCACCGGCGATCCGGAGACCAACCTCGAATACAATTATGCCCTGGGTGGGCTCTCCAATCAGTGGACGGGTGCCGTGCCACGCTTCTGCGCGGAGGACTTTACGGCAGGCGAGCAGATCCACGAGAAATATCGCTGGCCCGTCACCTACAGCGATATCGCTGCGTATTACGAGATTGCCGAAAGGACGATGGAGATCACGGCCGATCCAGGCGATGTCCCAAGTCTGCCGGCCGGCTATTGTGACTATCGACAACAGGTGCCAGAGGACTGGCAATCCGTTCGGCAGGCAGCGCTGCAGCGCGGGCAGGGTTTCACGACGATGCCGCTTGCCGACGGGCCGCCATACCTGCTCCTCAGCCGCGGCACCTCGTTCAACAGCTATTCGAAGTTGATCGCAGGGCTGGTCGGGAAGCCCGGGTTCAAGCTGATCACCCGAGCCCACGCGTTGAAGCTGGAATGGGACGGCCAGAAGAAGAAGGTCGCAGCCGCAGTCTATTGCGACAGGCAGACCATGGCGCACCATCGTGTGAGCGCCAGCGCATTTGTCGTGGCGTGCGGACCGCTCAGTTCGCCCAAGCTGCTGTTCAACTCGGTTTGCAACGATCACCCGAACGGGATGGGCAATAGCGCCGGCCTGCTCGGCAAGTATCTTCATGATCACCCACGCGAGTGGTGGGCCGTCGACATGGACACCCCGCTCACGTCGCTGTCCCCGCCTGCCTACCTGACGCGACTGCCCCACGCCTCGTCGGACCCGCTGCTTGCCTCGTCATGGACGCTTGGTGCGTTCGGAACGGTCGGCAAGATCAAGAGCCGGCTTGGACGGAAGACGACTTATTTCGGCGTGCAAGTCTTCGGAACCATGGTGCCGGAAGAGAAGTACTACGTCCGTCCCTCGTTGAACGAAAAGGACGAGTTTGGCTTCCCGGCGTTGGAAGTTCACATCAGGTTCGATGAAAAAGTTTTGGACAATATGGTCAAGGCGCGCGAGCACCTGATGCAATTGATGCACGACGCCGGGCACAAAGGCGCGATCAGGGAGATCGTCCCGACGCTGGTGCCCGGAACGGCCAAGCATTACGGCGGCGCGGCACGCATGCATGCCTCGCCCAGGTTCGGCGTGACCGACGGCTTCAACCGCCTTCATGACATCCCCAACGTCCTGGTGGTAGATGCCAGTTGCTTCACGACTGGCGCAGAGAAGAATCCCACGCTGACTGTGATGGCGCTGGCTGCGCGCTCGGCGGAGCGCCTCGCACGTGACCTGAAAGCCATGTGA
- a CDS encoding undecaprenyl-phosphate glucose phosphotransferase, with protein sequence MPIWPREKAAVAEAVSLAPAPWRIPFWSVEPLVCALDCFIIVGSSILSGFAYHRWVLGGSGDLETSLAVGLLVAVNFTTILVSRGSYKPLNLISLQGRIKETTAIWFIVFSLLLAVVFSLKVGANLSRGATATFMVVGLTLLISWRAVLSSYLAKALARGSFAERRVVLLGEPDEIDSSEGLHRLRRCGYRPIESFPVLETDLEADKDMSPRLRSVLDQVIRTAQSGRAEEIVLAIRWDQRRLVDSIVTALRVVPIPIRLAPDRTIAGLLHKPRTEIGSTWVVDLHRGPLTWSECAIKRAFDITFSSLALVMLAPTMLIAAIMIKLDSRGPVFFSQVRNGFNSKEFWIFKFRTMTVMEQGAEVKQAVRNDKRVTRIGRWLRRSSIDELPQFLNVLRGEMSLVGPRPHATTHNNEYEKVIWKYAFRHHVKPGITGWAQIHGLRGETATVDLMEKRVELDLWYINNWSLWLDIKILMKTFAAVIGQKEAY encoded by the coding sequence ATGCCGATTTGGCCAAGAGAGAAGGCCGCCGTTGCGGAAGCCGTTTCGCTCGCACCCGCACCCTGGCGAATCCCGTTCTGGAGCGTCGAGCCCCTGGTATGTGCTCTTGATTGCTTCATTATCGTGGGATCGAGCATTCTCAGCGGGTTCGCGTACCACCGATGGGTGCTCGGCGGCAGCGGTGATCTCGAAACGTCGCTCGCGGTCGGTCTGCTGGTTGCGGTGAACTTCACGACCATCCTGGTATCCCGCGGCAGCTACAAGCCACTCAATCTGATTTCGCTTCAGGGGCGCATCAAGGAAACGACTGCGATCTGGTTTATCGTCTTTTCGCTTCTCCTCGCGGTCGTGTTCTCGCTCAAGGTCGGTGCCAATCTTTCACGCGGCGCCACGGCGACCTTCATGGTTGTCGGATTGACGTTGCTGATCAGCTGGCGCGCGGTATTAAGCTCGTATCTGGCAAAGGCCCTCGCGCGCGGAAGTTTTGCAGAACGTCGAGTGGTTCTCCTCGGGGAACCCGATGAAATCGATTCTTCGGAGGGCCTCCATCGGCTGCGCCGGTGCGGCTATCGACCGATCGAAAGCTTTCCCGTTCTGGAGACCGACCTTGAGGCCGACAAGGACATGTCGCCTCGGCTTCGCAGCGTGCTGGATCAAGTCATCCGAACGGCACAGTCCGGCAGGGCGGAAGAGATCGTGCTGGCGATACGCTGGGACCAGCGCCGCCTGGTCGACTCCATCGTCACTGCGCTGCGAGTCGTTCCGATCCCGATTCGTCTGGCGCCGGATCGCACGATTGCAGGGCTGCTCCACAAGCCCAGAACAGAGATCGGCTCGACATGGGTCGTTGATCTGCACCGCGGTCCTCTGACCTGGAGCGAATGCGCCATTAAGCGGGCATTCGATATTACATTTTCCAGCCTGGCGCTGGTCATGTTGGCGCCGACCATGCTGATCGCCGCCATCATGATCAAGCTCGACTCGCGTGGGCCCGTTTTTTTCTCGCAGGTTCGCAACGGCTTCAACAGCAAGGAATTCTGGATCTTCAAATTCCGAACGATGACCGTCATGGAGCAGGGGGCGGAGGTAAAACAGGCGGTCCGCAATGACAAGCGGGTCACGCGAATCGGCCGCTGGCTGCGCCGGTCGAGCATCGATGAGCTACCGCAATTCCTCAATGTCCTGCGCGGGGAGATGTCGCTGGTTGGCCCGCGGCCGCATGCGACGACCCACAACAATGAATACGAAAAGGTGATCTGGAAGTATGCCTTCCGCCATCATGTCAAACCGGGCATTACCGGCTGGGCCCAGATCCACGGATTGCGAGGAGAGACGGCCACGGTCGACTTGATGGAGAAACGCGTTGAGCTCGACCTTTGGTACATCAATAACTGGAGCCTGTGGCTCGACATCAAGATTCTCATGAAGACGTTTGCGGCGGTGATCGGGCAGAAAGAGGCCTATTGA